A region of Candidatus Lokiarchaeota archaeon DNA encodes the following proteins:
- a CDS encoding ATP-binding cassette domain-containing protein, whose protein sequence is MEAGGVAVTEDLAQNFNGVEALKGVNLEFPEGISGLVGPNGAGKTTFVRILLGLLPQDAGKAWVMGFDTTSDSLAIRRKLGVLHEKVAFPGFMKPRKYLQRVASVYDTDIDCDELLSRIDLEVGDKRIRDLSAGMQKKLAIAQALVGNPELVILDEPLSNLDVAARKLVSDLIIKLHNEEGISFLISSHILSDLEKVCHYVAFLDNGNVIEQDSVQNILQRYTADHYRLVVSDPPRIVEQVRGISDVEHAEVAGANSLVMIAAAERIDGIWEEIQDISKSQSVQAFSFHRENTLEEAFKELVK, encoded by the coding sequence ATGGAAGCGGGAGGAGTCGCAGTTACCGAAGACTTAGCTCAGAACTTCAATGGGGTAGAGGCGCTCAAGGGTGTCAACCTCGAGTTTCCAGAAGGAATATCCGGACTGGTGGGCCCCAACGGTGCAGGAAAGACCACATTCGTGAGGATACTGCTGGGTCTATTGCCCCAAGATGCTGGCAAAGCATGGGTCATGGGCTTTGATACGACTTCCGATTCACTGGCAATCAGGAGAAAACTCGGAGTGCTCCATGAGAAAGTTGCATTCCCTGGTTTCATGAAGCCCCGGAAGTATCTTCAGAGAGTGGCTTCAGTGTATGACACTGACATCGATTGTGATGAGTTGCTGTCACGTATCGACCTGGAAGTCGGGGACAAACGAATACGGGATCTCTCAGCAGGGATGCAGAAGAAACTGGCTATCGCCCAAGCTCTGGTCGGCAATCCTGAGCTAGTCATTCTGGATGAACCACTGTCCAACTTGGACGTGGCGGCAAGGAAGCTGGTCTCGGACTTGATTATCAAGCTCCATAATGAAGAAGGGATTTCATTTCTTATCTCCTCTCACATCCTTTCCGACCTGGAAAAGGTCTGCCACTATGTGGCCTTTCTTGATAACGGAAACGTGATAGAACAGGATTCAGTTCAGAACATATTGCAAAGGTATACCGCCGACCACTATCGTCTGGTGGTCTCCGATCCTCCACGGATAGTGGAACAAGTCCGCGGAATCTCAGACGTGGAACATGCCGAGGTTGCGGGTGCCAATTCCTTGGTCATGATCGCTGCTGCAGAGAGAATAGATGGAATCTGGGAAGAGATACAGGATATCTCAAAGTCCCAGTCCGTTCAAGCTTTTTCATTTCACAGGGAAAACACATTGGAAGAAGCCTTCAAGGAGCTGGTCAAGTGA